A region of Lycium barbarum isolate Lr01 chromosome 3, ASM1917538v2, whole genome shotgun sequence DNA encodes the following proteins:
- the LOC132632942 gene encoding protein EMBRYO DEFECTIVE 514-like: MAETEHETLAMAEKEETTMADDDVADNGGSKRQREDEENGDDTKKQKVEEEKKVGSDPVSVGSKSFVSSVEMFDYFYKLLHSWSLNLNLNKYEHMVLLDLLKKGHSEPERKIGTGVRAFQIRFHPHFKSRCFFVVRDDDSVDDFSFRKCVDQIQPLPANMQTKHYANSGKGGGGGGRGGGYGRGRGRGGKPRY, encoded by the exons ATGGCAGAAACTGAACACGAAACCCTAGCAATGGCTGAGAAAGAAGAAACCACAATGGCCGATGATGACGTGGCGGATAACGGCGGGTCGAAGCGTCAAAGGGAAGATGAAGAGAATGGAGACGATACGAAGaaacagaaagttgaagaggaaaagaaagtCGGGTCGGATCCTGTTAGTGTCGGGTCGAAGAGTTTTGTTTCGTCTGTTGAGATGTTTGACTATTTTTATAAGCTGCTTCATTCTTGGTCTCTCAATCTCAATCTCAACAAG TACGAGCACATGGTGTTACTTGACTTACTTAAGAAGGGTCATTCCGAGCCAGAAAGGAAGATTGGTACAGGAGTTCGCGCTTTCCAGATCCGATTTCATCCACATTTCAAGAGTCGCTGCTTCTTTGTTGTTAGAGACGATGATTCTGTTGATGATTTTAGCTTTAGGAAGTGTGTAGATCAGATACAACCCCTTCCAGCAAACATGCAAACAAAACATTATGCTAACAGTGGAAAAGGTGGCGGTGGTGGAGGAAGAGGAGGTGGATATGGGCGTGGCCGTGGAAGAGGAGGGAAGCCAAGATATTGA
- the LOC132631467 gene encoding uncharacterized protein LOC132631467 translates to MGDVAQIIHKNDFNYDQIVSDVITDGNWDVNHLQLHEYLAEHINSIDIGNQDLTDTPIWMPNSNDTFSTASAWRHIRQKNEVSYFLKKIWHKHLPFKMTFLMWRFLKRNLPFNDTIASRFGIDSDARCFCCPIDQRDTMHHTFIGEKLAKQMLNFFGNPVGISWEDIPIKCVLQKWWNIKPKNSLHQTILQITPLIICWEIWKARCSVIYGGNKCYTKQIQYKILSYLKWIVSKAKSNTEWSYRWENMYQPVMGLIPKIECIVVKWLKLSENWVKINTDGSKDANGRAEIGGNCRDHRGIIIMAFARTVGMDTSNMAEAKAALNGLEWCYRNGHSNVILECDSKIVVEMIKGNYHIPWQMKNIITHIQNISSTITCEVRHCYREANQVADALAKWSITNENLNIFAHAHLPSRANGPYRLDLIQMESLWHKQRKNSFV, encoded by the coding sequence ATGGGTGATGTAGCTCAGATTATTCACAAAAATGATTTTAATTATGACCAAATTGTTAGTGATGTTATTACTGATGGAAATTGGGATGTAAATCACTTACAGCTTCATGAATATCTTGCTGAACACATCAACTCCATTGACATAGGTAATCAGGATCTAACTGATACTCCTATTTGGATGCCTAACAGTAATGATACTTTTTCTACTGCTTCTGCCTGGAGACATATTAGACAAAAAAACGAGGTTTCTTATTTCTTAAAGAAGATTTGGCATAAGCATTTACCTTTTAAAATGACTTTCTTAATGTGGAGATTTCTGAAAAGAAACTTGCCTTTTAATGATACTATTGCTTCTAGATTTGGGATTGACAGTGATGCCAGGTGTTTTTGTTGTCCTATTGATCAAAGAGATACTATGCACCACACTTTCATTGGTGAGAAACTTGCTAAACAAATGTTGAATTTCTTTGGAAATCCTGTTGGAATTTCTTGGGAGGATATACCTATCAAGTGTGTGCTTCAAAAGTGGTGGAATATCAAGCCAAAAAATTCACTTCATCAGACTATTCTACAAATTACTCCTTTAATAAtttgttgggagatttggaaagCGAGATGCTCGGTCATATATGGAGGTAACAAATGCTATACAAAACAGATTCAATATAAGATTCTTTCTTATTTAAAATGGATTGTCTCCAAAGCAAAGAGTAATACTGAATGGAGTTATAGGTGGGAAAATATGTATCAACCGGTTATGGGCCTTATTCCCAAGATTGAATGTATTGTGGTTAAATGGTTGAAGCTCTCTGAAAATTGGGTGAAGATTAACACTGATGGAAGCAAGGATGCAAATGGTAGAgctgaaattggaggaaattgtaGAGATCACAGAGGAATAATTATCATGGCCTTTGCTCGAACGGTGGGTATGGATACTAGTAATATGGCTGAAGCCAAGGCTGCTCTAAATGGCCTGGAATGGTGTTATCGAAATGGGCATAGCAATGTAATCTTGGAATGTGATTCAAAGATTGTGGTTGAGATGATCAAAGGAAACTACCATATCCCTTGGCAAATGAAGAACATCATTACTCATATTCAAAATATATCAAGTACTATTACCTGCGAGGTTCGACATTGCTATAGGGAAGCCAACCAAGTCGCAGATGCCTTAGCAAAATGGAGTATTACAAATGAGAATTTGAATATATTTGCACATGCACATCTTCCATCGAGAGCCAACGGACCTTACAGACTTGATCTCATACAAATGGAGTCCCTTTGGCATAAACAGAGGAAGAATTCTTTTGTATAA
- the LOC132632940 gene encoding pentatricopeptide repeat-containing protein At3g47530-like, producing MIRAYGMSDSPGNGLKLYQEMLRSGVLTNSLTSSFVTNCCIKIGSLFCGLQIHARILRYGHQSDGRLMTTLMDFYSSNEKYSEVCKVFDEMSQRDTVAWNVLISCYMRDRRTRDALGVFEMMRSSCEFQPDDVTCLLLLQACANLNALAFGEGVHRYCEEHGFDKAMNICNALITMYSRCGCVEKAFEVFKGMGKKDVVSWSAMISGLASNGYGRDAIEAFREMQRVGVSPDDQTFTGVLNACSHSGLLDEGRMFFNSMSKEFGIPPNIHHYGCVVDLMGRAGLVNEAYNLINSMKVKPDATIWRTLLGACRIHREADLGEQVIEHLIELKAQEAGDYVLLLNIYSSLGDWDKVIKVRKMMKEKGIQTNPACSTIEFRGEIHEFVANDFSHPRKTEIYEMLDEINQQLRIAGYVAEAMSELHNVGVEEKQIALSYHSEKLAIAFGVLSTPPGTSIRVAKDLRICVDCHNFAKMLSAVYNREVVIRDRNRFHHFREGRCSCNDYW from the coding sequence ATGATTAGAGCTTATGGAATGAGTGATTCACCTGGAAATGGTTTAAAGTTATATCAAGAAATGTTAAGGTCTGGTGTGTTGACGAATTCATTAACATCTTCGTTTGTTACAAATTGTTGTATAAAGATTGGGTCTTTATTTTGTGGGTTACAGATTCATGCTCGAATTTTGAGATATGGGCATCAATCTGATGGACGGTTGATGACTACATTAATGGATTTTTATTCAAGTAATGAGAAGTATAGTGAAGTTTGTAAAGTGTTCGATGAAATGTCTCAAAGAGATACAGTAGCTTGGAATGTGTTGATTTCTTGCTACATGCGTGACAGACGAACTAGGGATGCTTTGGGTGTGTTTGAGATGATGCGAAGCTCGTGTGAGTTCCAACCGGATGATGTTACTTGTTTGTTGTTACTTCAGGCTTGCGCGAATTTGAATGCATTGGCATTTGGTGAGGGAGTTCATAGGTATTGTGAAGAGCATGGCTTTGACAAGGCGATGAATATTTGTAATGCGCTTATAACTATGTATTCGCGGTGTGGTTGCGTTGAAAAGGCTTTTGAGGTGTTTAAGGGAATGGGTAAGAAAGATGTAGTGTCGTGGAGTGCGATGATATCGGGGTTGGCAAGCAACGGTTATGGAAGGGATGCAATTGAGGCATTTCGAGAGATGCAAAGAGTAGGTGTTTCCCCTGATGATCAGACTTTCACCGGGGTTCTTAATGCTTGCAGTCACTCTGGATTACTTGATGAGGGTAGGATGTTTTTCAATAGTATGAGCAAAGAGTTTGGGATTCCACCAAATATTCATCATTACGGGTGTGTGGTTGATCTAATGGGTCGTGCTGGTCTAGTTAATGAAGCTTACAACCTTATAAATTCGATGAAGGTCAAACCAGATGCAACAATATGGAGGACTTTATTAGGAGCTTGTAGGATTCATCGCGAAGCTGACCTAGGAGAACAAGTCATTGAGCATTTGATTGAACTTAAAGCACAAGAAGCTGGAGATTATGTACTGCTGTTGAATATTTATTCATCGCTTGGTGATTGGGATAAGGTAATTAAAGTTAGAAAAATGATGAAAGAAAAGGGAATCCAAACCAACCCTGCTTGTAGTACGATCGAGTTCAGAGGGGAAATACATGAATTCGTTGCAAATGACTTTTCGCATCCAAGAAAGACTGAAATTTATGAGATGTTGGACGAGATCAATCAGCAACTTAGGATAGCCGGATATGTTGCTGAGGCAATGTCAGAGTTGCACAATGTGGGTGTGGAAGAGAAGCAGATTGCATTATCTTATCATAGTGAGAAATTGGCTATTGCTTTTGGAGTTCTATCAACTCCACCTGGCACGTCTATAAGAGTTGCAAAAGATCTCCGAATTTGTGTTGACTGCCATAATTTTGCCAAGATGTTGTCAGCAGTCTATAATCGGGAAGTTGTTATTAGAGATCGTAACCGTTTCCATCATTTCAGAGAAGGTCGATGCTCTTGCAATGACTATTGGTAA
- the LOC132631464 gene encoding protein RKD2-like, with the protein MGSEHSNFEVMTKQENYQDIFSFPTQLPSLDISEYSGHYAIDYQYDFSIQDNAFHAANNPLMECTLEDPFYSSFYNLTPGELCYDEIGKGFRMWNEMSGEFGLSAELLGRTENQELLLCDKNQEKIMTNDRVEEIITKEKQREEINSSRMLSRDTISKYFYMPITQAANELNIGLTLLKKRCRDLGIRRWPHRKLMSLQTLIKNVKELERGGGNGMEQKLKDVINLLEEEKKKMEEIPDMELEEKTKRLRQACFKANYKRRRLMGMAELQASFANYCNSSPVADNNAAIGYGHREEDDDDDDDEVIKSLLADCFTSSSPTLHD; encoded by the exons ATGGGAAGTGAGCACTCAAACTTTGAAGTAATGACTAAGCAAGAAAACTATCAAGACATATTTTCTTTTCCAACCCAACTTCCATCTCTTGATATCAG TGAATATTCAGGACACTACGCTATCGATTATCAGTATGATTTCTCCATTCAAGATAACGCTTTTCATGCTGCTAATAATCCTTTGATGGAATGTACTCTTGAAGATCCATTTTATTCATCTTTTTATAACCTTACCCCAG GAGAGTTATGCTATGACGAAATTGGAAAGGGATTTAGAATGTGGAATGAAATGAGCGGTGAATTTGGATTAAGTGCTGAATTACTCGGGAGAACTGAGAACCAGGAATTGTTGTTATGTGACAAAAATCAAGAAAAGATAATGACTAATGATCGTGTTGAGGAAATTATAACGAAAGAGAAGCAAAGAGAGGAGATTAATAGTTCAAGAATGTTGTCTCGAGATACAATTTCAAAGTACTTTTACATGCCAATAACTCAAGCAGCCAACGAACTTAATATTGGGTTGACACTTTTGAAGAAAAGATGTAGGGATTTGGGAATTCGAAGGTGGCCACATAGGAAGTTGATGAGTCTTCAAACACTAATCAAGAATGTTAAG GAATTGGAGAGGGGGGGAGGAAATGGTATGGAGCAAAAGTTGAAGGATGTgataaatttattagaggaagagaagaagaagatggAAGAAATTCCAGACATGGAACTTGAGGAGAAAACAAAGAGATTAAGGCAAGCTTGTTTCAAGGCTAACTACAAGAGGAGAAGGCTTATGGGTATGGCAGAATTGCAGGCTTCTTTTGCTAATTACTGCAATAGTAGTCCAGTTGCAGACAATAATGCTGCTATTGGTTATGGCCATAGAgaggaagatgatgatgatgatgatgatgaagtgaTTAAGTCTCTTCTTGCTGACTGTTTCACTTCCAGTAGCCCAACCTTGCATGACTGA